Proteins encoded by one window of Papio anubis isolate 15944 chromosome 7, Panubis1.0, whole genome shotgun sequence:
- the SPINT1 gene encoding kunitz-type protease inhibitor 1 isoform X3, which translates to MAPARTMAGTRFAPAGIPAVALWLLCALGLQGTQAGPPPAPPGLPAGADCLNLFTAGVPAFVLDTNASVSNGATFLESPSVRRGWDCVRACCTTQNCNLALVELQPDRGEDAIAACFLINCLYEQNFVCKFAPREGFINYLTREVYRSYRQLQTQGFGGSGIPKTWAGIDLKVQPQEPLVLKDVENTDWHLLRGDTDVRVERKDPNQVELWGLKEGTYLFQLTVTSSDHPEDTANVTVTVLSTKQTEDYCLASNKVGRCRGSFPRWYYDPVEQICKSFVYGGCLGNKNNYLREEECILACRGVQGGPLRGSSGAQATFPQGPSMERHHPDTSGFDELQRIHFPSDKGHCVDLPDTGLCKESIPRWYYNPFSEHCARFTYGGCYGNKNNFEEEQQCLESCGGISKKDVFGLRRENPIPNTGSVEMAVAVFLVVCIVVVVSILAYCFFKNQRKGFHRHHHHPPPTTASSTVSTTEDTEHLVYNHTTQPL; encoded by the exons ATGGCCCCTGCGAGGACTATGGCCGGCACCCGCTTCGCCCCGGCCGGCATCCCTGCCGTCGCCTTGTGGCTTCTGTGCGCACTCGGCCTCCAGGGCACCCAGGCCGGGCCGCCGCCCGCGCCCCCGGGGCTGCCCGCGGGAGCCGACTGCCTGAACCTCTTTACTGCCGGGGTGCCTGCCTTCGTGCTGGACACCAATGCCTCGGTCAGCAACGGAGCCACCTTCCTAGAGTCCCCCAGCGTGCGCCGGGGCTGGGACTGTGTGCGCGCCTGCTGCACCACCCAGAACTGCAACTTAGCGTTGGTGGAGCTGCAGCCCGACCGCGGGGAGGACGCCATCGCCGCCTGCTTCCTCATCAACTGCCTCTACGAGCAGAACTTCGTGTGCAAGTTCGCGCCCAGGGAGGGCTTCATCAACTACCTCACGAGGGAAGTATACCGCTCCTACCGCCAGCTGCAGACCCAGGGCTTTGGAG GGTCTGGAATCCCCAAGACCTGGGCGGGCATAGACTTGAAGGTACAACCTCAGGAACCCCTGGTGCTGAAGGATGTGGAAAACACAGATTGGCACCTACTGCGGGGTGACACGGATGTCAGGGTAGAG AGGAAAGACCCAAACCAGGTGGAACTGTGGGGACTCAAGGAAGGCACCTACCTGTTCCAGCTGACAGTGACTAGCTCAGACCACCCAGAGGACACGGCCAACGTCACAGTCACTGTGCTGTCCACCAAGCAGACAGAAG ACTACTGCCTCGCATCCAACAAGGTGGGCCGCTGCCGGGGCTCCTTCCCACGCTGGTACTATGACCCCGTGGAGCAGATCTGCAAGAGTTTCGTTTATGGAGGctgcttgggcaacaagaacaactACCTTCGCGAAGAAGAGTGCATTCTAGCCTGCCGGGGTGTGCAAGGTGGGCCTTTGAGAGGCAGCTCTGGGGCTCAGGCGACTTTCCCCCAGG GCCCCTCCATGGAAAGGCACCATCCAG ACACGAGTGGCTTTGACGAGCTCCAGCGCATCCATTTCCCCAGTGACAAAG GACACTGTGTGGATCTGCCAGACACAGGACTCTGCAAGGAGAGCATCCCGCGCTGGTACTACAACCCCTTCAGCGAACACTGTGCCCGCTTTACCTATGGCGGTTGTTATGGCAACAAGAACAACTTTGAGGAAGAGCAGCAGTGCCTCGAGTCTTGTGGCGGCATCTCCA AGAAGGATGTGTTTGGCCTGAGGCGGGAAAACCCCATTCCCAACACAG GCTCTGTGGAGATGGCTGTCGCAGTGTTCCTGGTCGTCTGCATTGTGGTGGTGGTATCCATCCTAGCTTACTGCTTCTTCAAGAACCAGAGAAAGGGCTtccacaggcaccaccaccacccaccacccaccactGCTAGCTCCACTGTCTCCACTACTGAGGACACGGAGCACCTGGTCTATAACCACACCACCCAGCCCCTCTGA
- the SPINT1 gene encoding kunitz-type protease inhibitor 1 isoform X1 produces the protein MAPARTMAGTRFAPAGIPAVALWLLCALGLQGTQAGPPPAPPGLPAGADCLNLFTAGVPAFVLDTNASVSNGATFLESPSVRRGWDCVRACCTTQNCNLALVELQPDRGEDAIAACFLINCLYEQNFVCKFAPREGFINYLTREVYRSYRQLQTQGFGGSGIPKTWAGIDLKVQPQEPLVLKDVENTDWHLLRGDTDVRVERKDPNQVELWGLKEGTYLFQLTVTSSDHPEDTANVTVTVLSTKQTEDYCLASNKVGRCRGSFPRWYYDPVEQICKSFVYGGCLGNKNNYLREEECILACRGVQGGPLRGSSGAQATFPQGPSMERHHPVCSGTCQPTQFRCSNGCCIDSFLECDDTPNCPDASDEATCEKYTSGFDELQRIHFPSDKGHCVDLPDTGLCKESIPRWYYNPFSEHCARFTYGGCYGNKNNFEEEQQCLESCGGISKKDVFGLRRENPIPNTGSVEMAVAVFLVVCIVVVVSILAYCFFKNQRKGFHRHHHHPPPTTASSTVSTTEDTEHLVYNHTTQPL, from the exons ATGGCCCCTGCGAGGACTATGGCCGGCACCCGCTTCGCCCCGGCCGGCATCCCTGCCGTCGCCTTGTGGCTTCTGTGCGCACTCGGCCTCCAGGGCACCCAGGCCGGGCCGCCGCCCGCGCCCCCGGGGCTGCCCGCGGGAGCCGACTGCCTGAACCTCTTTACTGCCGGGGTGCCTGCCTTCGTGCTGGACACCAATGCCTCGGTCAGCAACGGAGCCACCTTCCTAGAGTCCCCCAGCGTGCGCCGGGGCTGGGACTGTGTGCGCGCCTGCTGCACCACCCAGAACTGCAACTTAGCGTTGGTGGAGCTGCAGCCCGACCGCGGGGAGGACGCCATCGCCGCCTGCTTCCTCATCAACTGCCTCTACGAGCAGAACTTCGTGTGCAAGTTCGCGCCCAGGGAGGGCTTCATCAACTACCTCACGAGGGAAGTATACCGCTCCTACCGCCAGCTGCAGACCCAGGGCTTTGGAG GGTCTGGAATCCCCAAGACCTGGGCGGGCATAGACTTGAAGGTACAACCTCAGGAACCCCTGGTGCTGAAGGATGTGGAAAACACAGATTGGCACCTACTGCGGGGTGACACGGATGTCAGGGTAGAG AGGAAAGACCCAAACCAGGTGGAACTGTGGGGACTCAAGGAAGGCACCTACCTGTTCCAGCTGACAGTGACTAGCTCAGACCACCCAGAGGACACGGCCAACGTCACAGTCACTGTGCTGTCCACCAAGCAGACAGAAG ACTACTGCCTCGCATCCAACAAGGTGGGCCGCTGCCGGGGCTCCTTCCCACGCTGGTACTATGACCCCGTGGAGCAGATCTGCAAGAGTTTCGTTTATGGAGGctgcttgggcaacaagaacaactACCTTCGCGAAGAAGAGTGCATTCTAGCCTGCCGGGGTGTGCAAGGTGGGCCTTTGAGAGGCAGCTCTGGGGCTCAGGCGACTTTCCCCCAGG GCCCCTCCATGGAAAGGCACCATCCAG TGTGCTCTGGCACCTGTCAGCCCACCCAGTTCCGCTGCAGCAATGGCTGCTGCATCGACAGTTTCCTGGAGTGTGATGACACCCCCAACTGCCCCGACGCCTCCGACGAGGCCACCTGTGAAAAAT ACACGAGTGGCTTTGACGAGCTCCAGCGCATCCATTTCCCCAGTGACAAAG GACACTGTGTGGATCTGCCAGACACAGGACTCTGCAAGGAGAGCATCCCGCGCTGGTACTACAACCCCTTCAGCGAACACTGTGCCCGCTTTACCTATGGCGGTTGTTATGGCAACAAGAACAACTTTGAGGAAGAGCAGCAGTGCCTCGAGTCTTGTGGCGGCATCTCCA AGAAGGATGTGTTTGGCCTGAGGCGGGAAAACCCCATTCCCAACACAG GCTCTGTGGAGATGGCTGTCGCAGTGTTCCTGGTCGTCTGCATTGTGGTGGTGGTATCCATCCTAGCTTACTGCTTCTTCAAGAACCAGAGAAAGGGCTtccacaggcaccaccaccacccaccacccaccactGCTAGCTCCACTGTCTCCACTACTGAGGACACGGAGCACCTGGTCTATAACCACACCACCCAGCCCCTCTGA
- the SPINT1 gene encoding kunitz-type protease inhibitor 1 isoform X4 has product MAPARTMAGTRFAPAGIPAVALWLLCALGLQGTQAGPPPAPPGLPAGADCLNLFTAGVPAFVLDTNASVSNGATFLESPSVRRGWDCVRACCTTQNCNLALVELQPDRGEDAIAACFLINCLYEQNFVCKFAPREGFINYLTREVYRSYRQLQTQGFGGSGIPKTWAGIDLKVQPQEPLVLKDVENTDWHLLRGDTDVRVERKDPNQVELWGLKEGTYLFQLTVTSSDHPEDTANVTVTVLSTKQTEDYCLASNKVGRCRGSFPRWYYDPVEQICKSFVYGGCLGNKNNYLREEECILACRGVQGPSMERHHPDTSGFDELQRIHFPSDKGHCVDLPDTGLCKESIPRWYYNPFSEHCARFTYGGCYGNKNNFEEEQQCLESCGGISKKDVFGLRRENPIPNTGSVEMAVAVFLVVCIVVVVSILAYCFFKNQRKGFHRHHHHPPPTTASSTVSTTEDTEHLVYNHTTQPL; this is encoded by the exons ATGGCCCCTGCGAGGACTATGGCCGGCACCCGCTTCGCCCCGGCCGGCATCCCTGCCGTCGCCTTGTGGCTTCTGTGCGCACTCGGCCTCCAGGGCACCCAGGCCGGGCCGCCGCCCGCGCCCCCGGGGCTGCCCGCGGGAGCCGACTGCCTGAACCTCTTTACTGCCGGGGTGCCTGCCTTCGTGCTGGACACCAATGCCTCGGTCAGCAACGGAGCCACCTTCCTAGAGTCCCCCAGCGTGCGCCGGGGCTGGGACTGTGTGCGCGCCTGCTGCACCACCCAGAACTGCAACTTAGCGTTGGTGGAGCTGCAGCCCGACCGCGGGGAGGACGCCATCGCCGCCTGCTTCCTCATCAACTGCCTCTACGAGCAGAACTTCGTGTGCAAGTTCGCGCCCAGGGAGGGCTTCATCAACTACCTCACGAGGGAAGTATACCGCTCCTACCGCCAGCTGCAGACCCAGGGCTTTGGAG GGTCTGGAATCCCCAAGACCTGGGCGGGCATAGACTTGAAGGTACAACCTCAGGAACCCCTGGTGCTGAAGGATGTGGAAAACACAGATTGGCACCTACTGCGGGGTGACACGGATGTCAGGGTAGAG AGGAAAGACCCAAACCAGGTGGAACTGTGGGGACTCAAGGAAGGCACCTACCTGTTCCAGCTGACAGTGACTAGCTCAGACCACCCAGAGGACACGGCCAACGTCACAGTCACTGTGCTGTCCACCAAGCAGACAGAAG ACTACTGCCTCGCATCCAACAAGGTGGGCCGCTGCCGGGGCTCCTTCCCACGCTGGTACTATGACCCCGTGGAGCAGATCTGCAAGAGTTTCGTTTATGGAGGctgcttgggcaacaagaacaactACCTTCGCGAAGAAGAGTGCATTCTAGCCTGCCGGGGTGTGCAAG GCCCCTCCATGGAAAGGCACCATCCAG ACACGAGTGGCTTTGACGAGCTCCAGCGCATCCATTTCCCCAGTGACAAAG GACACTGTGTGGATCTGCCAGACACAGGACTCTGCAAGGAGAGCATCCCGCGCTGGTACTACAACCCCTTCAGCGAACACTGTGCCCGCTTTACCTATGGCGGTTGTTATGGCAACAAGAACAACTTTGAGGAAGAGCAGCAGTGCCTCGAGTCTTGTGGCGGCATCTCCA AGAAGGATGTGTTTGGCCTGAGGCGGGAAAACCCCATTCCCAACACAG GCTCTGTGGAGATGGCTGTCGCAGTGTTCCTGGTCGTCTGCATTGTGGTGGTGGTATCCATCCTAGCTTACTGCTTCTTCAAGAACCAGAGAAAGGGCTtccacaggcaccaccaccacccaccacccaccactGCTAGCTCCACTGTCTCCACTACTGAGGACACGGAGCACCTGGTCTATAACCACACCACCCAGCCCCTCTGA
- the SPINT1 gene encoding kunitz-type protease inhibitor 1 isoform X2: MAPARTMAGTRFAPAGIPAVALWLLCALGLQGTQAGPPPAPPGLPAGADCLNLFTAGVPAFVLDTNASVSNGATFLESPSVRRGWDCVRACCTTQNCNLALVELQPDRGEDAIAACFLINCLYEQNFVCKFAPREGFINYLTREVYRSYRQLQTQGFGGSGIPKTWAGIDLKVQPQEPLVLKDVENTDWHLLRGDTDVRVERKDPNQVELWGLKEGTYLFQLTVTSSDHPEDTANVTVTVLSTKQTEDYCLASNKVGRCRGSFPRWYYDPVEQICKSFVYGGCLGNKNNYLREEECILACRGVQGPSMERHHPVCSGTCQPTQFRCSNGCCIDSFLECDDTPNCPDASDEATCEKYTSGFDELQRIHFPSDKGHCVDLPDTGLCKESIPRWYYNPFSEHCARFTYGGCYGNKNNFEEEQQCLESCGGISKKDVFGLRRENPIPNTGSVEMAVAVFLVVCIVVVVSILAYCFFKNQRKGFHRHHHHPPPTTASSTVSTTEDTEHLVYNHTTQPL; this comes from the exons ATGGCCCCTGCGAGGACTATGGCCGGCACCCGCTTCGCCCCGGCCGGCATCCCTGCCGTCGCCTTGTGGCTTCTGTGCGCACTCGGCCTCCAGGGCACCCAGGCCGGGCCGCCGCCCGCGCCCCCGGGGCTGCCCGCGGGAGCCGACTGCCTGAACCTCTTTACTGCCGGGGTGCCTGCCTTCGTGCTGGACACCAATGCCTCGGTCAGCAACGGAGCCACCTTCCTAGAGTCCCCCAGCGTGCGCCGGGGCTGGGACTGTGTGCGCGCCTGCTGCACCACCCAGAACTGCAACTTAGCGTTGGTGGAGCTGCAGCCCGACCGCGGGGAGGACGCCATCGCCGCCTGCTTCCTCATCAACTGCCTCTACGAGCAGAACTTCGTGTGCAAGTTCGCGCCCAGGGAGGGCTTCATCAACTACCTCACGAGGGAAGTATACCGCTCCTACCGCCAGCTGCAGACCCAGGGCTTTGGAG GGTCTGGAATCCCCAAGACCTGGGCGGGCATAGACTTGAAGGTACAACCTCAGGAACCCCTGGTGCTGAAGGATGTGGAAAACACAGATTGGCACCTACTGCGGGGTGACACGGATGTCAGGGTAGAG AGGAAAGACCCAAACCAGGTGGAACTGTGGGGACTCAAGGAAGGCACCTACCTGTTCCAGCTGACAGTGACTAGCTCAGACCACCCAGAGGACACGGCCAACGTCACAGTCACTGTGCTGTCCACCAAGCAGACAGAAG ACTACTGCCTCGCATCCAACAAGGTGGGCCGCTGCCGGGGCTCCTTCCCACGCTGGTACTATGACCCCGTGGAGCAGATCTGCAAGAGTTTCGTTTATGGAGGctgcttgggcaacaagaacaactACCTTCGCGAAGAAGAGTGCATTCTAGCCTGCCGGGGTGTGCAAG GCCCCTCCATGGAAAGGCACCATCCAG TGTGCTCTGGCACCTGTCAGCCCACCCAGTTCCGCTGCAGCAATGGCTGCTGCATCGACAGTTTCCTGGAGTGTGATGACACCCCCAACTGCCCCGACGCCTCCGACGAGGCCACCTGTGAAAAAT ACACGAGTGGCTTTGACGAGCTCCAGCGCATCCATTTCCCCAGTGACAAAG GACACTGTGTGGATCTGCCAGACACAGGACTCTGCAAGGAGAGCATCCCGCGCTGGTACTACAACCCCTTCAGCGAACACTGTGCCCGCTTTACCTATGGCGGTTGTTATGGCAACAAGAACAACTTTGAGGAAGAGCAGCAGTGCCTCGAGTCTTGTGGCGGCATCTCCA AGAAGGATGTGTTTGGCCTGAGGCGGGAAAACCCCATTCCCAACACAG GCTCTGTGGAGATGGCTGTCGCAGTGTTCCTGGTCGTCTGCATTGTGGTGGTGGTATCCATCCTAGCTTACTGCTTCTTCAAGAACCAGAGAAAGGGCTtccacaggcaccaccaccacccaccacccaccactGCTAGCTCCACTGTCTCCACTACTGAGGACACGGAGCACCTGGTCTATAACCACACCACCCAGCCCCTCTGA
- the SPINT1 gene encoding kunitz-type protease inhibitor 1 isoform X5, which yields MAPARTMAGTRFAPAGIPAVALWLLCALGLQGTQAGPPPAPPGLPAGADCLNLFTAGVPAFVLDTNASVSNGATFLESPSVRRGWDCVRACCTTQNCNLALVELQPDRGEDAIAACFLINCLYEQNFVCKFAPREGFINYLTREVYRSYRQLQTQGFGGSGIPKTWAGIDLKVQPQEPLVLKDVENTDWHLLRGDTDVRVERKDPNQVELWGLKEGTYLFQLTVTSSDHPEDTANVTVTVLSTKQTEDYCLASNKVGRCRGSFPRWYYDPVEQICKSFVYGGCLGNKNNYLREEECILACRGVQGGPLRGSSGAQATFPQGPSMERHHPVCSGTCQPTQFRCSNGCCIDSFLECDDTPNCPDASDEATCEKYTSGFDELQRIHFPSDKGHCVDLPDTGLCKESIPRWYYNPFSEHCARFTYGGCYGNKNNFEEEQQCLESCGGISSERASERRRMCLA from the exons ATGGCCCCTGCGAGGACTATGGCCGGCACCCGCTTCGCCCCGGCCGGCATCCCTGCCGTCGCCTTGTGGCTTCTGTGCGCACTCGGCCTCCAGGGCACCCAGGCCGGGCCGCCGCCCGCGCCCCCGGGGCTGCCCGCGGGAGCCGACTGCCTGAACCTCTTTACTGCCGGGGTGCCTGCCTTCGTGCTGGACACCAATGCCTCGGTCAGCAACGGAGCCACCTTCCTAGAGTCCCCCAGCGTGCGCCGGGGCTGGGACTGTGTGCGCGCCTGCTGCACCACCCAGAACTGCAACTTAGCGTTGGTGGAGCTGCAGCCCGACCGCGGGGAGGACGCCATCGCCGCCTGCTTCCTCATCAACTGCCTCTACGAGCAGAACTTCGTGTGCAAGTTCGCGCCCAGGGAGGGCTTCATCAACTACCTCACGAGGGAAGTATACCGCTCCTACCGCCAGCTGCAGACCCAGGGCTTTGGAG GGTCTGGAATCCCCAAGACCTGGGCGGGCATAGACTTGAAGGTACAACCTCAGGAACCCCTGGTGCTGAAGGATGTGGAAAACACAGATTGGCACCTACTGCGGGGTGACACGGATGTCAGGGTAGAG AGGAAAGACCCAAACCAGGTGGAACTGTGGGGACTCAAGGAAGGCACCTACCTGTTCCAGCTGACAGTGACTAGCTCAGACCACCCAGAGGACACGGCCAACGTCACAGTCACTGTGCTGTCCACCAAGCAGACAGAAG ACTACTGCCTCGCATCCAACAAGGTGGGCCGCTGCCGGGGCTCCTTCCCACGCTGGTACTATGACCCCGTGGAGCAGATCTGCAAGAGTTTCGTTTATGGAGGctgcttgggcaacaagaacaactACCTTCGCGAAGAAGAGTGCATTCTAGCCTGCCGGGGTGTGCAAGGTGGGCCTTTGAGAGGCAGCTCTGGGGCTCAGGCGACTTTCCCCCAGG GCCCCTCCATGGAAAGGCACCATCCAG TGTGCTCTGGCACCTGTCAGCCCACCCAGTTCCGCTGCAGCAATGGCTGCTGCATCGACAGTTTCCTGGAGTGTGATGACACCCCCAACTGCCCCGACGCCTCCGACGAGGCCACCTGTGAAAAAT ACACGAGTGGCTTTGACGAGCTCCAGCGCATCCATTTCCCCAGTGACAAAG GACACTGTGTGGATCTGCCAGACACAGGACTCTGCAAGGAGAGCATCCCGCGCTGGTACTACAACCCCTTCAGCGAACACTGTGCCCGCTTTACCTATGGCGGTTGTTATGGCAACAAGAACAACTTTGAGGAAGAGCAGCAGTGCCTCGAGTCTTGTGGCGGCATCTCCAGTGAGCGGGCCAGTGAGAGG AGAAGGATGTGTTTGGCCTGA